Part of the Juglans regia cultivar Chandler chromosome 14, Walnut 2.0, whole genome shotgun sequence genome, CAAGAATGAAGCATACCATGAGTGACAAGTAGCAAGTTTTCTGTAGGATATTTATCTGCCAGTGCCTGAAAGATTTGCAAATATCTAGCCCTTGCACCCGCTACTGTCTCCTCCCACTGCGGCAACTACAATTCCTCCAGAAAAGATCCCTCTATCAGGCAAAATGTGCAGATGTATGCATCTATTTCTGCTTATGCCATGAAACTATAGATAGAAacagaaatttaaaaacaatgtATACCTCCTTATACACATGTTCCACAGTGCTGTCCACTGTCCCAGCTGGTAGCATTGCTTCAAGCTCTGAGATATTGAAGCCCCAGTTTCCGTCTTGAGGGAAACCAGATCTGATCGCTTCCCTGTTTAGCATCTCACACAATCCATACTCGATAGAGACCTGAAATTTGGGGAAAGAGTTCAAGAAGGAAGTTGATTAGATAACAGATATCCAATTCTACTTATGGTGATAAGCAGTGACTGAAACAATAAAGCACAAAGTCAATCCAATCTTTCCGTTTCATAAGTCATTCTTCGAATTAGCTCTTCAGATTTTCTAATAACTCCAAAGCTGAGAGCCTAACATgctaatgatatttaaattggtCACATCGACATACAACGTAGTAAGATTATTAAATTAAAGGATAAGGTCAGGCTCTCCTTCCATTTATAACTTCAATTTCTGCCCAGTTTTTGTCAGATGCAAGATAACCCAAAAGGTCCAGAAGCCAAATCTAGCCAACCAGTCTATGAACCCAACACCCTTAACGAGCATTAAAGAGAAGTGTCGTGGTGGGTTTGCCGGTTTGATCCTTCTTTCATCTTCTTACTTCACTGTTTTTGTATGCGGCGGGTGAAGACGACGCAATCTAGAACTTGCTTGCAATCTAGAGTGGTTGATATCCAGAATATGCTTGTAATCTAGAACTTGGGTCTAATACAATTTCTCAGAAACGGGAGATATAGGTTTTCCAGTCTTACActcaaaaatcaaataatccAATCCTTGATACAATCATCTAAATTTAGAGATGTACTTAAAAACCATGATCACAACAAAATCTTACCATGATTCTGAATcctgattaattttttttttttttaatttattagatctTGCAAAGCCAAGAACTCAGATTAAGCAAATGTAATATCGATTCTCGTATCAAAGGTAATCAAGCTCAACAAACACATACATATTGTATATacacaaagataaatgttaCACATCAGTAATGGTAAAAGAAAGACTCGACCTTGACTTTAGAGGGATCAATGGAAACGCCATCGGAGGTGAGGATGGTTGGGTCGTCGTGGATGGAGCACAGCGCGGAGACGACTTCAGAGGCGGTTTGGACGCAGCGGAGGAAGGGAGAAACAAGGACCCGGTGGATTGGGAAGCCGAGATTGGTCCGGAGATTCCGACCCTCGGAGAAGGCACGTACCCGGCCAACCTCCTCCACCAGCGGCGGGTCCCAGGGCTTCGCAGCATTCGTCACCCATAGGCGATCGATGTTGTCCTTGCGGTCGCCGTGCCTCATTACCACCACGTTTTGGTGGTCCCGTTGGGCCTGCGTTTCCGACAAGTCCATTACTTGTATGCTAAGCTATAGAGAATCAGAACAAGCTCAGCCGCCGAGGAAAGAGCCACAGGGTTAGAGAGACGAGATTTGTCGAAGCGACATGTTGCACTGAGGGTATTTATAGTATTTAACTGTCCAAGAATGGTATGGTTGGGGTTGCCCAAGAAATcttaaaaattgtttaaatagtttttaaaaaaatttaatgacaaaattatattatttatgtgacatatttaaatacgttttaatttaaataagttaaaaatatacGTTTgacaaaaattttgatttttatgctttttttttaaacgtcTATTTTTAAGTGATGCGGAACGTAGTTACAATTTTAAAGAAACTGTCACTATGC contains:
- the LOC109016313 gene encoding uncharacterized protein LOC109016313; translation: MDLSETQAQRDHQNVVVMRHGDRKDNIDRLWVTNAAKPWDPPLVEEVGRVRAFSEGRNLRTNLGFPIHRVLVSPFLRCVQTASEVVSALCSIHDDPTILTSDGVSIDPSKVKVSIEYGLCEMLNREAIRSGFPQDGNWGFNISELEAMLPAGTVDSTVEHVYKELPQWEETVAGARARYLQIFQALADKYPTENLLLVTHGEGVGVAFSAFKKDTTVYAVEYCAYAELRRPIVHKDGSFVAGDFETRNGQGIKYIPSNAVADDVKYSDRA